The Rubricoccus marinus nucleotide sequence TAGCCCACGCCAGCGGCTTCGATGACGGCGTGGGTGGGCTTTTTCTCGGCGAGCGTGCCGGTGATGTAGGCGTACACAGGTGCGGGGTCGGGAACCGGCGCAACCTAGCCTCTGGCGGTGTCAGCGCGGTGTCACCCTCTCGGGAGGGATGGAGGGATGCGGCCCTCTGGCGCATGCTGCGCATCTCGGCACGCCGGGCGCGGGCGGCACGGCTGCGCCAGAGGCTAGCGGATGGCGAGCAGGGTCACGTCGAAGATGAGCGTGGCGTTGCGCGGGATGCCGCTGCCGGGAGGCGGGCTCGCACCGTACCCGTCTTCGGGCGCAACCGTGATGGTTTTGCTCTCGCCGACTTCCATCCCAATGATGCCGTCGCGGAATCCGGGGATGACTTGCCGAAGCGAGAACGTCGCGTTCGGGCTGGAATCGAAGATCGTCCC carries:
- a CDS encoding FKBP-type peptidyl-prolyl cis-trans isomerase → MKALASLALLLLLAAAPLAGCDSSEDGVADANSTVTVAYEGRLTNGTIFDSSPNATFSLRQVIPGFRDGIIGMEVGESKTITVAPEDGYGASPPPGSGIPRNATLIFDVTLLAIR